The following coding sequences are from one Lolium rigidum isolate FL_2022 chromosome 6, APGP_CSIRO_Lrig_0.1, whole genome shotgun sequence window:
- the LOC124666715 gene encoding uncharacterized protein LOC124666715, protein MAPQTKKERAAEARASSSKPVAAGPPQVQRRMVRGGGWTSRRISFYASRVYFLLIILQIPLFRVPCRAGICTTPIQITSSQLVSNEIFPPAVVKAMLFPGAIVTNITTSMSMTFPRWSDLFDIYNLTEVKNASAVIDLQRLEMLAGSYFCVAGALVGVINPGRMILFGTLLVIWGLVKDALFRKPMNSEATEPVYVYPTILIALICSFMSITYNIKKKARSSQSVSISKPLQSSAKSKLK, encoded by the exons ATGGCGCCCCAGACGAAGAAAGAGAGAGCGGCGGAGGCCAGGGCGAGCTCCTCGAAGCCCGTGGCGGCGGGGCCGCCCCAGGTGCAGCGGCGGATGGTGAGAGGAGGCGGGTGGACCAGCCGCCGGATTTCCTTCTACGCCTCCCGCGTCTACTTCCTGCTCATCATCCTCCAGATCCCGCTCTTCAG GGTCCCTTGTAGAGCAGGCATATGCACAACACCAATTCAAATTACTTCTTCGCAGTTGGTCTCAAATGAGATATTCCCACCAGCTGTTGTTAAGGCCATGCTTTTCCCGGGAGCTATAGTTACCAACATCACCACAAGCATGAGCATGACATTTCCAAGGTGGAGTGACTTGTTCGACATATACAATCTGACAGAAGTTAAGAATGCTTCAGCAGTAATTGATCTACAGCGTCTAGAG ATGCTTGCTGGAAGCTACTTCTGTGTTGCTGGAGCACTTGTTGGCGTCATTAATCCTGGGAGGATGATCTTGTTTGGAACCCTTCTGGTTATCTGGGGTCTAGTGAAAGATGCGCTCTTCCGGAAGCCCATGAACAGTGAAGCAACAGAACCAGTCTATGTCTACCCTACCATTTTGATTGCGCTTATATGTTCATTCATGTCAATAACTTACAATATAAAGAAGAAAGCGAGAAGCAGCCAGTCTGTTTCTATCTCTAAGCCACTGCAAAGTTCGGCGAAGTCAAAACTGAAGTAG